One Buteo buteo chromosome 4, bButBut1.hap1.1, whole genome shotgun sequence DNA segment encodes these proteins:
- the SLF2 gene encoding SMC5-SMC6 complex localization factor protein 2 isoform X1 yields MTRPLGVGVPPPGPPVTRSRRHFTPTAAAGKTAQDVRYRRGAAEGRTGAREVAADRNQTITEFFKPVSNKDLGHKDRTVLCSPDKGNVKDAGIGLSVLCTERFEKKISPPKKVRRKKMPDQTPNTSPVVDAFRRGIKEEKDSVNILENGRACKALGSLYPKVVIQKLLVTTGSQSFFLAKKDKTVKSEQGRNEKCLGITRAPLSSGSSWEQKTDCMDLEDTSSDSDKWVSSSEADTQNPCAGNNGTANNMPLCQNPGLPMKLPCAPTDSEFRLSLEALRRERKRKKHRMKQSKPHPVKPFSGTSVSHQGNGCPLRKIQHSGSRETASDDPSQPKPKQVSKHEASSPNALRTSSETAGGMRKSQSVPSCCLRSKMSSGRSKQIDFPGKRKHAAMSADADSSIQSEVSSLNDPAFSRSSAKCKNRKSDFVKNILLKSTCGDVLQLMEAAALPGHDSTLPEEYLNSSNDNEKNNCSSVGLSSSYSAHSPGKNNHISVVDTKENQLQVANSCFFLEKSLPFSQEKSTVLPSLHRLTQTKGVKSHLQNAGLSQVLDAKKEQDGKRPERCAHNKAYSIKSSNSFSKTKDKTPENVSDSGSVEGSRKLALSEETGKSVACLLPFKEGCMDSGCMSSQLSGELKVESTCTAESMLNGKSKSSFDSEDESLECSLDDDEEVFIPLQEMLSSRPRAQAGTLEESSLDSFSQDTMTPLLKLHLSKPSVVSQVSYVNSLEHLLKEKEESKRVDELEKRLQEDIQGREADSSDGEDEENASGDEDLSEEHRAFIKRFSVVAHAIPDYHPGEDIFDLSTSGKIFNQHNLDLRNFHFIPQNPIGKLLFSSSVTQQLSLAINGFLSSAYGCVLCPVPILKWLFQMMSVHPDYFISTQILDRLMEITLKNASISDEQSKPWIPSLADVSAVFVNMGVAFRSLFPLQHLQPNFNECDILSQMQETVSKQQPREDLTSANPAFFSLPENNLINVIKFLGFCTTVIQGGYTDQEILLLLLLLFKISLEKQLKQIPLVDFQCLFIKLLISIKDWDTKMPELCLAVSELSTHHHNLLWLVQLVPSWIIRGREVRRRLSLLIISKLLNKKHIEIPDDSDKQMSLLHHFVVYMKPSNLLKKMREGLEQQNVTGDHLHTKLEQEAYYLIYILLHLVSEASFFDVVNSNQRQHLLKLCSALDKHIKCDIREDARLFYRTKVKDLVARIYGKWQDSIQTTRPAQGKLHDFWEPDS; encoded by the exons ATGACCCGGCCGCTCGGCGTGGGCGTGCCGCCGCCGGGTCCGCCCGTCACCAGGTCCCGACGCCATTTTACGCCGACGGCCGCGGCCGGAAAGACGGCCCAAGACGTCAGGTACCGGCGGGGAGCGGCTGAGGGGCGGACGGGAGCGCGGGAGGTGGCCGCCGACAG aaacCAGACCATTACAGAGTTCTTCAAACCAGTTTCAAACAAAG acCTTGGCCATAAAGACAGAACTGTGTTGTGTTCACCGGACAAAGGAAATGTGAAAGATGCAGGAATTGGACTGTCAGTTCTATGCACTGAAcgttttgaaaagaaaatttctcctCCAAAGAaggtcagaagaaaaaagatgccAGACCAAACACCAAACACAAGTCCTGTGGTAGATGCCTTTCGGAGAGGAATTAAGGAGGAAAAGGACAGTGTAAACATTTTAGAGAATGGCAGAGCATGCAAGGCACTGGGTTCATTGTACCCAAAAGTTGTGATTCAAAAACTCCTTGTTACCACAGGGTCTCAGAGCTTTTTCTTGGCCAAAAAGGATAAAACTGTCAAGTCAGAACAGGGAAGAAATGAGAAGTGTCTGGGTATAACAAGAGCACCATTGTCTTCTGGAAGTAGTTGGGAACAGAAAACTGACTGTATGGATCTAGAAGACACTAGTTCAGACTCTGACAAATGGGTTTCATCATCAGAAGCTGATACCCAAAACCCCTGTGCTGGAAATAATGGCACTGCGAACAACATGCCTCTGTGCCAAAACCCAGGTCTTCCCATGAAATTGCCCTGCGCTCCAACTGACTCTGAATTTAGGTTGTCGCTGGAAGCGCTCCGCAGAGAAAGGAAGCGGAAGAAGCATAGAATGAAACAATCTAAGCCACATCCTGTGAAGCCATTCTCAGGAACAAGTGTATCACATCAG GGAAATGGATgtcctttaagaaaaatacaacattCTGGTTCAAGGGAGACTGCCTCAG ATGACCCATCACAACCAAAGCCAAAGCAGGTTTCAAAACATGAGGCATCTTCTCCAAATGCACTGAGAACATCATCTGAGACGGCTGGTGGTATGCGAAAGAGCCAGTCTGTTCCTTCATGCTGCCTTAGATCAAAGATGTCTTCTGGACGATCCAAACAAATAGACTTtcctgggaaaagaaagcatgctGCCATGAGTGCGGATGCAGACAGTTCAATTCAATCTGAAGTATCGAGTTTGAATGACCCTGCTTTTAGTAGATcatctgcaaaatgcaaaaatagaaaGTCTGACTTTgtaaaaaatatccttttaaaGTCTACTTGTGGTGATGTTCTGCAATTAATGGAGGCTGCTGCTCTACCTGGACATGATTCTACTCTTCCAGAGGAATACCTCAACTCAAGCAATGACAATGAGAAGAATAATTGCTCCTCTGTAGGTTTGTCATCTTCATATTCTGCACACAGTCCTGGTAAAAATAACCACATTTCTGTTGTGGATACCAAAGAGAATCAATTGCAGGTGGCTAACTCAtgctttttcttggaaaagtcccttcctttttctcaggaaaaaagtaCTGTGTTGCCTTCTCTCCACCGCTTAACACAAACAAAAGGTGTGAAATCTCATCTCCAGAATGCTGGCTTATCTCAGGTATTGGATGCTAAGAAAGAGCAAGATGGGAAAAGACCAGAAAGATGTGCACACAATAAAGCTTACAGTATTAAATCCAGCAacagtttttcaaaaacaaaagacaagactccagaaaatgtttctgattCTGGTTCAGTGGAAGGTTCTAGGAAACTTGCACTTTCAGAAGAGACTGGTAAAAGTGTTGCCTGTTTGTTGCCCTTTAAAGAAGGGTGCATGGACAGTGGCTGTATGTCTTCACAACTCTCAGGAGAGTTAAAAGTTGAAAGCACCTGTACAGCTGAGTCTATGTTGAATGGAAAatcaaaaagcagctttgatAGTGAAGATGAGAGTTTGGAATGCAGTCTAGATGATGATGAAGAAGTATTCATACCACTGCAAGAAATGCTCTCTTCAAGACCCAGGGCACAGGCAGGAACCCTGGAAGAATCTAGTCTTGACAGTTTTTCTCAGGACACCATGACTCCATTACTGAAGCTTCAT CTTTCTAAGCCTTCTGTTGTTAGCCAGGTGTCATATGTGAACAGCTTAGAACATcttttaaaggagaaagaagaatctAAAAG GGTAGATGAACTAGAAAAGCGGTTACAGGAAGACATACAAGGAAGGGAGGCTGATTCTTCAGATGGAGAAGATGAGGAAAATGCCAGTGGAGATGAAGATCTCTCAGAAGAACACAG GGCGTTTATAAAGAGATTTTCAGTAGTAGCTCATGCCATACCTGACTACCACCCTGGAGAAGATATATTTGATTTATCAACCTCTGGGAAAATCTTCAATCAGCATAACCTAGACTTGAGGAATTTTCACTTCATCCCTCAAAATCCTATAGGAAAGCTCCTTTTTAG TTCTAGTGTaacacagcagctttctttAGCTATTAATGGTTTTCTGAGTTCTGCTTACGGTTGTGTCTTGTGTCCCGTACCAATTCTAAAGTGGCTTTTCCAG ATGATGTCTGTTCATCCTGACTATTTTATTTCCACCCAGATTTTAGACAGATTGATGGAGATAACACTAAAAAATG CTTCCATCAGTGATGAACAGTCTAAACCATGGATTCCTTCACTAGCTGATGTGTCAGCTGTTTTTGTCAATATGGGTGTTGCGTTTAGATCTCTCTTTCCATTGCAGCATCTTCAGCCCAACTTTAACGAGTGTGATATTTT AAGTCAGATGCAAGAAACAGTGAGTAAACAACAGCCAAGAGAAGACCTAACCTCTGCCAATCCAGCCTTCTTCAGTCTACCAGAAAACAATTTAATCAATGTGATTAAG tttctaGGTTTCTGTACAACAGTAATTCAAGGTGGATATACTGATCAAGAaatattgctgctgcttctattgctatttaaaataagCTTGGAGAAACAGTTAAAGCAAATTCCTTTGGTGGATTTTCAGTGCCTTTTCATAAAGCTTCTGATAAGTATAAAAGACTGGGATACAAAG atGCCCGAGCTCTGCCTGGCAGTGAGTGAACTCTCCACTCATCACCATAATCTCCTGTGGCTAGTTCAGCTGGTGCCTAGCTGGATAATACGTGGACG ggaaGTAAGAAGACGTCTTAGCCTACTGATAATTTCAAAGCTTCTTAATAAAAAGCATATAGAAATACCTGATGACAGTGACAAGCAG ATGTCTCTTCTGCATCATTTTGTGGTGTACATGAAACCTTCTAATCTACTAAAGAAGATGAGAGAAGGACTGGAGCAGCAGAATGTCACTGGAGACCACCTTCATACAAAACTAGAACAGGAG GCATACTACCTAATCTACATCCTCCTTCATCTAGTCAGTGAAGCTAGTTTCTTTGATGTTGTAAATTCTAATCAAAGG CAACACTTACTGAAGCTTTGCAGTGCCTTAGATAAGCACATAAAATGTGATATTAGGGAAGATGCAAGGCTGTTTTATCGAACTAAG GTAAAAGACTTAGTTGCTAGGATATATGGCAAATGGCAAGATTCAATACAAACCACTCGGCCTGCTCAG GGAAAACTGCATGACTTCTGGGAGCCAGATTCATGA
- the SLF2 gene encoding SMC5-SMC6 complex localization factor protein 2 isoform X2 gives MTRPLGVGVPPPGPPVTRSRRHFTPTAAAGKTAQDVRNQTITEFFKPVSNKDLGHKDRTVLCSPDKGNVKDAGIGLSVLCTERFEKKISPPKKVRRKKMPDQTPNTSPVVDAFRRGIKEEKDSVNILENGRACKALGSLYPKVVIQKLLVTTGSQSFFLAKKDKTVKSEQGRNEKCLGITRAPLSSGSSWEQKTDCMDLEDTSSDSDKWVSSSEADTQNPCAGNNGTANNMPLCQNPGLPMKLPCAPTDSEFRLSLEALRRERKRKKHRMKQSKPHPVKPFSGTSVSHQGNGCPLRKIQHSGSRETASDDPSQPKPKQVSKHEASSPNALRTSSETAGGMRKSQSVPSCCLRSKMSSGRSKQIDFPGKRKHAAMSADADSSIQSEVSSLNDPAFSRSSAKCKNRKSDFVKNILLKSTCGDVLQLMEAAALPGHDSTLPEEYLNSSNDNEKNNCSSVGLSSSYSAHSPGKNNHISVVDTKENQLQVANSCFFLEKSLPFSQEKSTVLPSLHRLTQTKGVKSHLQNAGLSQVLDAKKEQDGKRPERCAHNKAYSIKSSNSFSKTKDKTPENVSDSGSVEGSRKLALSEETGKSVACLLPFKEGCMDSGCMSSQLSGELKVESTCTAESMLNGKSKSSFDSEDESLECSLDDDEEVFIPLQEMLSSRPRAQAGTLEESSLDSFSQDTMTPLLKLHLSKPSVVSQVSYVNSLEHLLKEKEESKRVDELEKRLQEDIQGREADSSDGEDEENASGDEDLSEEHRAFIKRFSVVAHAIPDYHPGEDIFDLSTSGKIFNQHNLDLRNFHFIPQNPIGKLLFSSSVTQQLSLAINGFLSSAYGCVLCPVPILKWLFQMMSVHPDYFISTQILDRLMEITLKNASISDEQSKPWIPSLADVSAVFVNMGVAFRSLFPLQHLQPNFNECDILSQMQETVSKQQPREDLTSANPAFFSLPENNLINVIKFLGFCTTVIQGGYTDQEILLLLLLLFKISLEKQLKQIPLVDFQCLFIKLLISIKDWDTKMPELCLAVSELSTHHHNLLWLVQLVPSWIIRGREVRRRLSLLIISKLLNKKHIEIPDDSDKQMSLLHHFVVYMKPSNLLKKMREGLEQQNVTGDHLHTKLEQEAYYLIYILLHLVSEASFFDVVNSNQRQHLLKLCSALDKHIKCDIREDARLFYRTKVKDLVARIYGKWQDSIQTTRPAQGKLHDFWEPDS, from the exons ATGACCCGGCCGCTCGGCGTGGGCGTGCCGCCGCCGGGTCCGCCCGTCACCAGGTCCCGACGCCATTTTACGCCGACGGCCGCGGCCGGAAAGACGGCCCAAGACGTCAG aaacCAGACCATTACAGAGTTCTTCAAACCAGTTTCAAACAAAG acCTTGGCCATAAAGACAGAACTGTGTTGTGTTCACCGGACAAAGGAAATGTGAAAGATGCAGGAATTGGACTGTCAGTTCTATGCACTGAAcgttttgaaaagaaaatttctcctCCAAAGAaggtcagaagaaaaaagatgccAGACCAAACACCAAACACAAGTCCTGTGGTAGATGCCTTTCGGAGAGGAATTAAGGAGGAAAAGGACAGTGTAAACATTTTAGAGAATGGCAGAGCATGCAAGGCACTGGGTTCATTGTACCCAAAAGTTGTGATTCAAAAACTCCTTGTTACCACAGGGTCTCAGAGCTTTTTCTTGGCCAAAAAGGATAAAACTGTCAAGTCAGAACAGGGAAGAAATGAGAAGTGTCTGGGTATAACAAGAGCACCATTGTCTTCTGGAAGTAGTTGGGAACAGAAAACTGACTGTATGGATCTAGAAGACACTAGTTCAGACTCTGACAAATGGGTTTCATCATCAGAAGCTGATACCCAAAACCCCTGTGCTGGAAATAATGGCACTGCGAACAACATGCCTCTGTGCCAAAACCCAGGTCTTCCCATGAAATTGCCCTGCGCTCCAACTGACTCTGAATTTAGGTTGTCGCTGGAAGCGCTCCGCAGAGAAAGGAAGCGGAAGAAGCATAGAATGAAACAATCTAAGCCACATCCTGTGAAGCCATTCTCAGGAACAAGTGTATCACATCAG GGAAATGGATgtcctttaagaaaaatacaacattCTGGTTCAAGGGAGACTGCCTCAG ATGACCCATCACAACCAAAGCCAAAGCAGGTTTCAAAACATGAGGCATCTTCTCCAAATGCACTGAGAACATCATCTGAGACGGCTGGTGGTATGCGAAAGAGCCAGTCTGTTCCTTCATGCTGCCTTAGATCAAAGATGTCTTCTGGACGATCCAAACAAATAGACTTtcctgggaaaagaaagcatgctGCCATGAGTGCGGATGCAGACAGTTCAATTCAATCTGAAGTATCGAGTTTGAATGACCCTGCTTTTAGTAGATcatctgcaaaatgcaaaaatagaaaGTCTGACTTTgtaaaaaatatccttttaaaGTCTACTTGTGGTGATGTTCTGCAATTAATGGAGGCTGCTGCTCTACCTGGACATGATTCTACTCTTCCAGAGGAATACCTCAACTCAAGCAATGACAATGAGAAGAATAATTGCTCCTCTGTAGGTTTGTCATCTTCATATTCTGCACACAGTCCTGGTAAAAATAACCACATTTCTGTTGTGGATACCAAAGAGAATCAATTGCAGGTGGCTAACTCAtgctttttcttggaaaagtcccttcctttttctcaggaaaaaagtaCTGTGTTGCCTTCTCTCCACCGCTTAACACAAACAAAAGGTGTGAAATCTCATCTCCAGAATGCTGGCTTATCTCAGGTATTGGATGCTAAGAAAGAGCAAGATGGGAAAAGACCAGAAAGATGTGCACACAATAAAGCTTACAGTATTAAATCCAGCAacagtttttcaaaaacaaaagacaagactccagaaaatgtttctgattCTGGTTCAGTGGAAGGTTCTAGGAAACTTGCACTTTCAGAAGAGACTGGTAAAAGTGTTGCCTGTTTGTTGCCCTTTAAAGAAGGGTGCATGGACAGTGGCTGTATGTCTTCACAACTCTCAGGAGAGTTAAAAGTTGAAAGCACCTGTACAGCTGAGTCTATGTTGAATGGAAAatcaaaaagcagctttgatAGTGAAGATGAGAGTTTGGAATGCAGTCTAGATGATGATGAAGAAGTATTCATACCACTGCAAGAAATGCTCTCTTCAAGACCCAGGGCACAGGCAGGAACCCTGGAAGAATCTAGTCTTGACAGTTTTTCTCAGGACACCATGACTCCATTACTGAAGCTTCAT CTTTCTAAGCCTTCTGTTGTTAGCCAGGTGTCATATGTGAACAGCTTAGAACATcttttaaaggagaaagaagaatctAAAAG GGTAGATGAACTAGAAAAGCGGTTACAGGAAGACATACAAGGAAGGGAGGCTGATTCTTCAGATGGAGAAGATGAGGAAAATGCCAGTGGAGATGAAGATCTCTCAGAAGAACACAG GGCGTTTATAAAGAGATTTTCAGTAGTAGCTCATGCCATACCTGACTACCACCCTGGAGAAGATATATTTGATTTATCAACCTCTGGGAAAATCTTCAATCAGCATAACCTAGACTTGAGGAATTTTCACTTCATCCCTCAAAATCCTATAGGAAAGCTCCTTTTTAG TTCTAGTGTaacacagcagctttctttAGCTATTAATGGTTTTCTGAGTTCTGCTTACGGTTGTGTCTTGTGTCCCGTACCAATTCTAAAGTGGCTTTTCCAG ATGATGTCTGTTCATCCTGACTATTTTATTTCCACCCAGATTTTAGACAGATTGATGGAGATAACACTAAAAAATG CTTCCATCAGTGATGAACAGTCTAAACCATGGATTCCTTCACTAGCTGATGTGTCAGCTGTTTTTGTCAATATGGGTGTTGCGTTTAGATCTCTCTTTCCATTGCAGCATCTTCAGCCCAACTTTAACGAGTGTGATATTTT AAGTCAGATGCAAGAAACAGTGAGTAAACAACAGCCAAGAGAAGACCTAACCTCTGCCAATCCAGCCTTCTTCAGTCTACCAGAAAACAATTTAATCAATGTGATTAAG tttctaGGTTTCTGTACAACAGTAATTCAAGGTGGATATACTGATCAAGAaatattgctgctgcttctattgctatttaaaataagCTTGGAGAAACAGTTAAAGCAAATTCCTTTGGTGGATTTTCAGTGCCTTTTCATAAAGCTTCTGATAAGTATAAAAGACTGGGATACAAAG atGCCCGAGCTCTGCCTGGCAGTGAGTGAACTCTCCACTCATCACCATAATCTCCTGTGGCTAGTTCAGCTGGTGCCTAGCTGGATAATACGTGGACG ggaaGTAAGAAGACGTCTTAGCCTACTGATAATTTCAAAGCTTCTTAATAAAAAGCATATAGAAATACCTGATGACAGTGACAAGCAG ATGTCTCTTCTGCATCATTTTGTGGTGTACATGAAACCTTCTAATCTACTAAAGAAGATGAGAGAAGGACTGGAGCAGCAGAATGTCACTGGAGACCACCTTCATACAAAACTAGAACAGGAG GCATACTACCTAATCTACATCCTCCTTCATCTAGTCAGTGAAGCTAGTTTCTTTGATGTTGTAAATTCTAATCAAAGG CAACACTTACTGAAGCTTTGCAGTGCCTTAGATAAGCACATAAAATGTGATATTAGGGAAGATGCAAGGCTGTTTTATCGAACTAAG GTAAAAGACTTAGTTGCTAGGATATATGGCAAATGGCAAGATTCAATACAAACCACTCGGCCTGCTCAG GGAAAACTGCATGACTTCTGGGAGCCAGATTCATGA
- the SLF2 gene encoding SMC5-SMC6 complex localization factor protein 2 isoform X3, whose amino-acid sequence MPDQTPNTSPVVDAFRRGIKEEKDSVNILENGRACKALGSLYPKVVIQKLLVTTGSQSFFLAKKDKTVKSEQGRNEKCLGITRAPLSSGSSWEQKTDCMDLEDTSSDSDKWVSSSEADTQNPCAGNNGTANNMPLCQNPGLPMKLPCAPTDSEFRLSLEALRRERKRKKHRMKQSKPHPVKPFSGTSVSHQGNGCPLRKIQHSGSRETASDDPSQPKPKQVSKHEASSPNALRTSSETAGGMRKSQSVPSCCLRSKMSSGRSKQIDFPGKRKHAAMSADADSSIQSEVSSLNDPAFSRSSAKCKNRKSDFVKNILLKSTCGDVLQLMEAAALPGHDSTLPEEYLNSSNDNEKNNCSSVGLSSSYSAHSPGKNNHISVVDTKENQLQVANSCFFLEKSLPFSQEKSTVLPSLHRLTQTKGVKSHLQNAGLSQVLDAKKEQDGKRPERCAHNKAYSIKSSNSFSKTKDKTPENVSDSGSVEGSRKLALSEETGKSVACLLPFKEGCMDSGCMSSQLSGELKVESTCTAESMLNGKSKSSFDSEDESLECSLDDDEEVFIPLQEMLSSRPRAQAGTLEESSLDSFSQDTMTPLLKLHLSKPSVVSQVSYVNSLEHLLKEKEESKRVDELEKRLQEDIQGREADSSDGEDEENASGDEDLSEEHRAFIKRFSVVAHAIPDYHPGEDIFDLSTSGKIFNQHNLDLRNFHFIPQNPIGKLLFSSSVTQQLSLAINGFLSSAYGCVLCPVPILKWLFQMMSVHPDYFISTQILDRLMEITLKNASISDEQSKPWIPSLADVSAVFVNMGVAFRSLFPLQHLQPNFNECDILSQMQETVSKQQPREDLTSANPAFFSLPENNLINVIKFLGFCTTVIQGGYTDQEILLLLLLLFKISLEKQLKQIPLVDFQCLFIKLLISIKDWDTKMPELCLAVSELSTHHHNLLWLVQLVPSWIIRGREVRRRLSLLIISKLLNKKHIEIPDDSDKQMSLLHHFVVYMKPSNLLKKMREGLEQQNVTGDHLHTKLEQEAYYLIYILLHLVSEASFFDVVNSNQRQHLLKLCSALDKHIKCDIREDARLFYRTKVKDLVARIYGKWQDSIQTTRPAQGKLHDFWEPDS is encoded by the exons atgccAGACCAAACACCAAACACAAGTCCTGTGGTAGATGCCTTTCGGAGAGGAATTAAGGAGGAAAAGGACAGTGTAAACATTTTAGAGAATGGCAGAGCATGCAAGGCACTGGGTTCATTGTACCCAAAAGTTGTGATTCAAAAACTCCTTGTTACCACAGGGTCTCAGAGCTTTTTCTTGGCCAAAAAGGATAAAACTGTCAAGTCAGAACAGGGAAGAAATGAGAAGTGTCTGGGTATAACAAGAGCACCATTGTCTTCTGGAAGTAGTTGGGAACAGAAAACTGACTGTATGGATCTAGAAGACACTAGTTCAGACTCTGACAAATGGGTTTCATCATCAGAAGCTGATACCCAAAACCCCTGTGCTGGAAATAATGGCACTGCGAACAACATGCCTCTGTGCCAAAACCCAGGTCTTCCCATGAAATTGCCCTGCGCTCCAACTGACTCTGAATTTAGGTTGTCGCTGGAAGCGCTCCGCAGAGAAAGGAAGCGGAAGAAGCATAGAATGAAACAATCTAAGCCACATCCTGTGAAGCCATTCTCAGGAACAAGTGTATCACATCAG GGAAATGGATgtcctttaagaaaaatacaacattCTGGTTCAAGGGAGACTGCCTCAG ATGACCCATCACAACCAAAGCCAAAGCAGGTTTCAAAACATGAGGCATCTTCTCCAAATGCACTGAGAACATCATCTGAGACGGCTGGTGGTATGCGAAAGAGCCAGTCTGTTCCTTCATGCTGCCTTAGATCAAAGATGTCTTCTGGACGATCCAAACAAATAGACTTtcctgggaaaagaaagcatgctGCCATGAGTGCGGATGCAGACAGTTCAATTCAATCTGAAGTATCGAGTTTGAATGACCCTGCTTTTAGTAGATcatctgcaaaatgcaaaaatagaaaGTCTGACTTTgtaaaaaatatccttttaaaGTCTACTTGTGGTGATGTTCTGCAATTAATGGAGGCTGCTGCTCTACCTGGACATGATTCTACTCTTCCAGAGGAATACCTCAACTCAAGCAATGACAATGAGAAGAATAATTGCTCCTCTGTAGGTTTGTCATCTTCATATTCTGCACACAGTCCTGGTAAAAATAACCACATTTCTGTTGTGGATACCAAAGAGAATCAATTGCAGGTGGCTAACTCAtgctttttcttggaaaagtcccttcctttttctcaggaaaaaagtaCTGTGTTGCCTTCTCTCCACCGCTTAACACAAACAAAAGGTGTGAAATCTCATCTCCAGAATGCTGGCTTATCTCAGGTATTGGATGCTAAGAAAGAGCAAGATGGGAAAAGACCAGAAAGATGTGCACACAATAAAGCTTACAGTATTAAATCCAGCAacagtttttcaaaaacaaaagacaagactccagaaaatgtttctgattCTGGTTCAGTGGAAGGTTCTAGGAAACTTGCACTTTCAGAAGAGACTGGTAAAAGTGTTGCCTGTTTGTTGCCCTTTAAAGAAGGGTGCATGGACAGTGGCTGTATGTCTTCACAACTCTCAGGAGAGTTAAAAGTTGAAAGCACCTGTACAGCTGAGTCTATGTTGAATGGAAAatcaaaaagcagctttgatAGTGAAGATGAGAGTTTGGAATGCAGTCTAGATGATGATGAAGAAGTATTCATACCACTGCAAGAAATGCTCTCTTCAAGACCCAGGGCACAGGCAGGAACCCTGGAAGAATCTAGTCTTGACAGTTTTTCTCAGGACACCATGACTCCATTACTGAAGCTTCAT CTTTCTAAGCCTTCTGTTGTTAGCCAGGTGTCATATGTGAACAGCTTAGAACATcttttaaaggagaaagaagaatctAAAAG GGTAGATGAACTAGAAAAGCGGTTACAGGAAGACATACAAGGAAGGGAGGCTGATTCTTCAGATGGAGAAGATGAGGAAAATGCCAGTGGAGATGAAGATCTCTCAGAAGAACACAG GGCGTTTATAAAGAGATTTTCAGTAGTAGCTCATGCCATACCTGACTACCACCCTGGAGAAGATATATTTGATTTATCAACCTCTGGGAAAATCTTCAATCAGCATAACCTAGACTTGAGGAATTTTCACTTCATCCCTCAAAATCCTATAGGAAAGCTCCTTTTTAG TTCTAGTGTaacacagcagctttctttAGCTATTAATGGTTTTCTGAGTTCTGCTTACGGTTGTGTCTTGTGTCCCGTACCAATTCTAAAGTGGCTTTTCCAG ATGATGTCTGTTCATCCTGACTATTTTATTTCCACCCAGATTTTAGACAGATTGATGGAGATAACACTAAAAAATG CTTCCATCAGTGATGAACAGTCTAAACCATGGATTCCTTCACTAGCTGATGTGTCAGCTGTTTTTGTCAATATGGGTGTTGCGTTTAGATCTCTCTTTCCATTGCAGCATCTTCAGCCCAACTTTAACGAGTGTGATATTTT AAGTCAGATGCAAGAAACAGTGAGTAAACAACAGCCAAGAGAAGACCTAACCTCTGCCAATCCAGCCTTCTTCAGTCTACCAGAAAACAATTTAATCAATGTGATTAAG tttctaGGTTTCTGTACAACAGTAATTCAAGGTGGATATACTGATCAAGAaatattgctgctgcttctattgctatttaaaataagCTTGGAGAAACAGTTAAAGCAAATTCCTTTGGTGGATTTTCAGTGCCTTTTCATAAAGCTTCTGATAAGTATAAAAGACTGGGATACAAAG atGCCCGAGCTCTGCCTGGCAGTGAGTGAACTCTCCACTCATCACCATAATCTCCTGTGGCTAGTTCAGCTGGTGCCTAGCTGGATAATACGTGGACG ggaaGTAAGAAGACGTCTTAGCCTACTGATAATTTCAAAGCTTCTTAATAAAAAGCATATAGAAATACCTGATGACAGTGACAAGCAG ATGTCTCTTCTGCATCATTTTGTGGTGTACATGAAACCTTCTAATCTACTAAAGAAGATGAGAGAAGGACTGGAGCAGCAGAATGTCACTGGAGACCACCTTCATACAAAACTAGAACAGGAG GCATACTACCTAATCTACATCCTCCTTCATCTAGTCAGTGAAGCTAGTTTCTTTGATGTTGTAAATTCTAATCAAAGG CAACACTTACTGAAGCTTTGCAGTGCCTTAGATAAGCACATAAAATGTGATATTAGGGAAGATGCAAGGCTGTTTTATCGAACTAAG GTAAAAGACTTAGTTGCTAGGATATATGGCAAATGGCAAGATTCAATACAAACCACTCGGCCTGCTCAG GGAAAACTGCATGACTTCTGGGAGCCAGATTCATGA